A genome region from Salinigranum halophilum includes the following:
- a CDS encoding helix-turn-helix transcriptional regulator has translation MMGSSLETVEFLARSEHRVEVLDALADGPHTRAELRELTGASSSTISRTLREFENRYWVRREGHSFEATSMGAFVIEGLVTLLQRLETEETLREVMPWFPSADVDFAVVRCLGDAEVVQPTESDPMAPVRRAGQQLRAGTRLRFLTTQVTVRYFEVVRERVTSDGMEVEGVVTPRVYDTLVNDSAMAAVYRDLRAADGVSLLVAEEVPLILQIIDTRVGIGLVDEAANPRGLICSDADRVRRWAVDTFETCRDGAEPVSEP, from the coding sequence ATGATGGGTTCGTCGCTCGAAACCGTCGAATTCCTCGCCCGGTCAGAACACCGCGTGGAGGTGCTCGACGCCCTGGCCGACGGTCCACACACCCGTGCGGAACTCCGGGAGCTGACTGGCGCGTCGTCGTCGACGATCAGTCGAACGCTCCGCGAGTTCGAGAACCGCTACTGGGTCAGACGGGAGGGTCACAGCTTCGAGGCCACGTCGATGGGTGCGTTCGTCATCGAGGGGTTGGTGACCCTGCTCCAGCGGCTGGAGACCGAGGAGACGCTGCGTGAGGTCATGCCGTGGTTCCCGTCCGCGGACGTCGATTTCGCCGTCGTTCGCTGTTTGGGCGACGCCGAGGTCGTACAGCCGACCGAGAGCGACCCGATGGCACCGGTCAGGCGCGCGGGTCAGCAACTGCGGGCCGGGACCCGGCTCCGATTCCTCACGACGCAGGTCACGGTCCGCTACTTCGAGGTCGTCAGAGAACGAGTCACCAGCGACGGGATGGAGGTTGAGGGAGTGGTGACGCCGCGAGTCTACGACACGCTCGTGAACGACAGCGCGATGGCAGCGGTGTACCGTGACCTGCGTGCGGCGGACGGCGTGAGCCTCCTCGTCGCCGAGGAGGTGCCGTTGATTCTCCAGATAATCGACACCAGGGTGGGAATCGGCCTCGTCGACGAGGCGGCGAACCCCCGGGGGCTGATCTGCAGCGACGCCGACCGCGTCCGCCGCTGGGCCGTCGACACGTTCGAGACGTGCCGCGACGGGGCGGAACCGGTCTCCGAGCCGTAG
- a CDS encoding DMT family transporter — MHPYIILGTAILAEVIGTTALKLSQGFSRPLPSLGVLVGYGTAFYLLSLALEDLPVGVVYGTWAALGIVAIASIGVVAFDEPVDLAGLVGLALIVAGVYCLNVVSGMSAH; from the coding sequence ATGCACCCGTACATCATCCTCGGAACCGCGATTCTGGCCGAAGTGATCGGGACGACCGCACTGAAACTCTCACAGGGGTTCTCCCGTCCGCTGCCGAGCCTGGGCGTCCTCGTCGGATACGGGACCGCCTTCTACCTGCTCTCGCTCGCGCTCGAGGACCTGCCGGTCGGCGTCGTTTACGGAACGTGGGCCGCGCTCGGAATCGTCGCCATCGCCAGTATCGGCGTCGTCGCGTTCGATGAGCCGGTCGACCTCGCGGGGCTCGTCGGTCTGGCACTCATCGTCGCCGGGGTGTACTGTCTCAACGTCGTCTCCGGCATGTCTGCTCACTGA
- a CDS encoding ArsR/SmtB family transcription factor, translating to MSRPLPLRPSIEHTPRSESAMVLGDDESTAVLDSLASEKAREILAALAERPATASDLADRVNTSLQNVHYHLENLGEADLITDAGTWYSSKGKAMTVYAPTSRRLEFRITTGEQPTTAPVDPGRPHRSPPCGTPDD from the coding sequence ATGTCACGACCCCTCCCACTTCGGCCCTCCATCGAACACACGCCGCGGTCCGAGTCGGCGATGGTCCTCGGTGACGACGAGTCCACGGCGGTCTTGGACTCGTTAGCCTCAGAGAAGGCCCGAGAGATCCTCGCTGCCCTCGCCGAACGCCCCGCCACTGCGTCGGACCTCGCCGACCGCGTGAACACGTCGCTGCAGAACGTCCACTACCACCTCGAGAACCTTGGTGAGGCGGACCTCATCACCGACGCAGGCACGTGGTACTCCTCGAAAGGCAAGGCGATGACCGTGTACGCACCCACGAGTCGGCGTCTCGAGTTTCGGATCACCACCGGAGAACAGCCCACGACCGCCCCTGTCGACCCGGGACGACCGCACCGTTCGCCTCCGTGCGGCACCCCCGACGATTGA
- a CDS encoding DUF7526 family protein — translation MTETITGAVLHAIPPDELDEHDLEPRLRALADSRYVVVLRRGGHPSLLALISAFIRRDPIEAVTVVTDRRLEEDDEVTLTVEQTELAGVYVTAVSEPDA, via the coding sequence ATGACCGAGACGATCACGGGAGCGGTCCTGCACGCGATTCCTCCCGACGAACTGGACGAACACGACCTGGAGCCGCGGCTCCGAGCGCTGGCCGACTCGCGCTACGTGGTCGTCCTCCGTCGCGGTGGCCACCCCTCGCTCCTGGCGCTCATCTCGGCGTTCATCCGCCGCGACCCGATCGAGGCGGTGACCGTCGTGACCGACCGGCGTCTCGAGGAGGACGACGAGGTGACGCTGACGGTCGAGCAGACGGAGCTGGCCGGCGTCTACGTCACCGCGGTCTCCGAACCGGACGCGTAG
- a CDS encoding AIM24 family protein: MDLQEFTRSSAPVDESDGFQKENNRLLNISLDGTVMVKAGSMVAYTGDVTFTGKSSAEGGLTGFVKEAVSGEGTPIMEADGTGRLYIAEQSKKIQILDLDADEALSVNGDDVLAFESSVEYEINTVSSLSGMAAGGLTNVYLSGPGEVAISTHGDPLVITPPVSTDPDATVAWSAHLSPSFEMNKRFEIGQTSGEAIQMEFTGSDGFVVVQPHEEGSVTQAQ; this comes from the coding sequence ATGGACCTACAAGAGTTCACCCGCTCGAGCGCGCCTGTCGACGAGAGTGACGGCTTCCAGAAGGAGAACAACCGCCTGCTGAACATCTCCCTCGACGGCACGGTGATGGTCAAGGCGGGGTCGATGGTCGCGTACACCGGTGACGTGACGTTCACGGGGAAGTCGTCGGCCGAAGGTGGGCTGACCGGCTTCGTCAAGGAGGCTGTGAGCGGCGAGGGAACGCCCATCATGGAAGCGGACGGAACCGGTCGCCTGTACATCGCCGAGCAGAGCAAGAAGATACAGATACTCGACCTCGATGCGGACGAGGCCCTCTCCGTCAACGGAGACGACGTCCTCGCGTTCGAGTCGAGTGTCGAATACGAGATCAACACCGTCAGCAGTCTCTCGGGGATGGCGGCCGGCGGCCTGACGAACGTGTACCTCTCCGGCCCCGGGGAGGTCGCCATCTCGACGCACGGTGACCCGCTCGTCATCACGCCGCCGGTGTCTACCGACCCCGACGCGACCGTCGCGTGGAGCGCTCACCTCTCGCCCTCCTTCGAGATGAACAAACGATTCGAGATCGGCCAGACCTCCGGCGAGGCCATCCAGATGGAGTTCACCGGCTCGGACGGGTTCGTCGTCGTCCAGCCCCACGAGGAGGGGTCCGTCACCCAGGCGCAGTAA
- a CDS encoding GbsR/MarR family transcriptional regulator, whose translation MTDDEAAAAREDVIESIERSAEIYGLSRSAGRVYGVLYFADRPLSIADLVEETGYAKSTISNVTRKLTRLGLVHRRSSEGGGRRVRFAPETDLWFVVQDVLQQYVDREMEMTQRTLDRALEDVDQLETAESASVRDDIEALSATYTQLQALLRLATRHSPEELLSAVQQAEDK comes from the coding sequence ATGACGGACGACGAAGCAGCCGCCGCGAGGGAGGACGTGATCGAATCGATCGAGCGCTCGGCGGAGATATACGGCCTCAGTCGGAGCGCCGGCCGCGTGTACGGGGTTCTGTACTTCGCCGACCGCCCGCTCTCTATTGCCGACCTCGTCGAAGAGACCGGGTACGCCAAGTCCACGATCAGCAACGTGACCCGGAAGCTCACCCGGCTCGGGCTGGTCCACCGCCGGTCGTCCGAGGGCGGTGGTCGTCGGGTCCGCTTCGCCCCCGAAACCGACCTGTGGTTCGTCGTCCAGGACGTGCTCCAGCAGTACGTCGACCGGGAGATGGAGATGACCCAGCGGACGCTCGACCGAGCGCTCGAAGACGTCGACCAGTTGGAGACGGCTGAGTCGGCGTCCGTTCGCGACGACATCGAAGCACTCTCGGCGACCTACACGCAGCTACAGGCCCTCTTACGACTGGCGACGCGTCACTCGCCCGAGGAACTGCTCAGCGCGGTGCAGCAGGCAGAGGATAAGTAA